From Bradyrhizobium sp. AZCC 1610:
CGTGCTGATCTTCATCTACGGCGTGGTCAACGCCTTCATGCGCAAGCAGGCGGCCGAAAACAATCCGTGGGGCGCTGGCGCCACCACGCTGGAATGGACGCTGACGTCGCCGCCCGCCGTTCCACCAGTTCGAAGTGCTGCCGCGCGTGCAGTAAGGCAAACCGCGGCGCGCTCTCAAGGAAGGCGCGCCGCACTTTAGGAAAACGAGTCCATCGTGTCGGTTGTCGATCACCACGCCGTCGAGCTTGGCCCTCGGATTTCCGAGGCCGAGGTCGGCGACTACATCGCGCTGCTGAAGCCGCGGGTGATGTCGCTGGTGATCTTCACCGCGCTCGTCGGCCTCGTGATCGCGCCCGGCCACGTCCATCCGATCCTGGCATTTACCTCGATCCTCTGCATTGCAGTCGGCGCCGGCGCCTCGGGCGCGCTGAACATGGCCCTGGAAGGCGACATCGACGCCAAGATGACGCGCACCGCCAACCGGCCGATCCCGCGTGGACGCATTACCCAGCCCGAAGCAATGGCGTTCGGTCTGACGCTGGCGTTCTTCTCGGTGATAACGCTAGGCACCCTCGTCAACTGGCTGGCCGGCGGACTGCTGGCGTTCACTATCTTCTTCTACGTGGTGATCTACACCATGTGGCTGAAGCGCTGGACCGCGCAGAACATCGTGATCGGTGGCGCCGCGGGCGCGCTGCCGCCGGTGGTGGCGTGGGCTGCGGCCACCGGCTCGCTGTCGATGGAGCCGGTGCTGCTGTTCCTGATCATCTTCTTCTGGACCCCGCCGCATTTCTGGGCGCTGGCGCTGTTCCGTAGCGACGACTATGCGCGGGCCGGGATCCCGATGCTTCCCGTGGTCGCCGGGCCCGATGCGACGCGGCTGCAGATCCTGCTCTACACGGTCGTGCTGGTCGCGACCGCCGTTGCGCCCTGGCCGCTCGGCTATTTCGACGCGGTCTACGGCGTCACCTCGCTGGCGCTCGGCGCCGGCATGATGGCGCTTGCGATCAACGTCTATCGCCGTCGCGAAGGCAAGGCAGCGCTGCGCGCCACGCGCCGGCTGTTTGCCTTTTCGATCTTTTATCTGTTCGCGCTGTTTGCGACCCTCCTGCTCGAGGTCGTTGTCCGCGCCGTCGCCCCCGCGATCGGCGCCATCGCATCAGCGATCGGGTAGGGGGCGCATGGGACGCGAATGGACGACGAGCAGAAGCCAGATGGAATCGTCCTCACCGAGGCGCAGAAGAGAAGCCGCCGTCATCGCTCGGTCGCCATTGCGCTCGCGCTCGCCGTGCTGGTCGTGCTGTTTTTCGCGGTCACCATGGTCAAGGGGCCGGGCGTCCTCGTCCGTCCGATGTGATTGAGATGAAAAACCAGCCGCAGACGCACGAGGGAACGGCGGGAAGCGACAGGGTCGCTTCGCGTCGTACCCTGACGCGCGATGCGATCGTGGCCTCGATCTGCGGCTTCGTCGTAGTGTTCATGGTCGGCGCGTCCTACGCCGCCGTGCCCTTCTACAACTGGTTCTGCCGCGCCACCGGTTTCAACGGCACCACCCAGGTCGCGACGTCGGCGCCGTCAGACGCGCCGCTGGCGCGCAAGATCGCGGTGCGATTTGACGCCAATGTCGGCCCCGGCCTGCCCTGGAAATTCGAACCCGAGCAGAACGAGATCGAGGTCCGGATCGGCGAAGTCGTCACCGTATTCTACACCGTGACCAACCAGGCCGCGCGCGCCACCGTAGGCGTTGCGGCCTACAACGTCGCGCCGCTGACGGTTGGCGCCTATTTCCAGAAGATCAACTGCTTCTGCTTCACCGAACAGACCATGGGCCCGGGCGAGAAGCGCGAGATGCCCGTGGTGTTCTATGTCGATCCGCAGCTTGCCAAAGACAGCGAGAACGACACCCTGAAGACCATTACGCTATCCTATACCTTCTATCCCGTGCGCGATCCGGCGCCGAAGCCGCTTGCGG
This genomic window contains:
- a CDS encoding heme o synthase; this translates as MSVVDHHAVELGPRISEAEVGDYIALLKPRVMSLVIFTALVGLVIAPGHVHPILAFTSILCIAVGAGASGALNMALEGDIDAKMTRTANRPIPRGRITQPEAMAFGLTLAFFSVITLGTLVNWLAGGLLAFTIFFYVVIYTMWLKRWTAQNIVIGGAAGALPPVVAWAAATGSLSMEPVLLFLIIFFWTPPHFWALALFRSDDYARAGIPMLPVVAGPDATRLQILLYTVVLVATAVAPWPLGYFDAVYGVTSLALGAGMMALAINVYRRREGKAALRATRRLFAFSIFYLFALFATLLLEVVVRAVAPAIGAIASAIG
- a CDS encoding CoxF protein, producing the protein MDDEQKPDGIVLTEAQKRSRRHRSVAIALALAVLVVLFFAVTMVKGPGVLVRPM
- a CDS encoding cytochrome c oxidase assembly protein, producing the protein MKNQPQTHEGTAGSDRVASRRTLTRDAIVASICGFVVVFMVGASYAAVPFYNWFCRATGFNGTTQVATSAPSDAPLARKIAVRFDANVGPGLPWKFEPEQNEIEVRIGEVVTVFYTVTNQAARATVGVAAYNVAPLTVGAYFQKINCFCFTEQTMGPGEKREMPVVFYVDPQLAKDSENDTLKTITLSYTFYPVRDPAPKPLAAGEQDKRRGNL